AATAATACCAAATAAAGTGACTCTTTATAGATATCCGTGTCATATGAAATGTAATTAGTTTTCAAATACTATTTATTTGATACATCTAACAATTTATCAAAAAGAAAACCTCGCTAATGCGAGGTTTTTTATTTAAATAGCTCTTTTTATTCTTATTTTTCTGAAGCGATGTATTCATCAACCTTTGCTTCTAAAACATTTAATGGTAATGGACCACTTGTTAATACCACATCATGGAATTTTCTAATATCGAACTTATCTGCTAATGCTTCTTTTGCTTTTTTACGTAGCTCTAATATTTTCAACATTCCAATTTTATATGCTGTAGCTTGACTTGGCATAACAATATGCCTTTCTACCATTTTTATCGCATCTAACTCAGCATTTGGTGTATTATCTGTATAATATTTAATTCCTTCTTCTCTTGTCCATTTTTTAGCGTGAATTCCAGTATCCACTACTAAACGACATGCTCTCCATAATTCCATTGCTAAACGACCAAAATCTGAATAAGGATCAGCATAGAATCCCATTTCTTTTGGAACATATTCAGAGTATAATCCCCATCCTTCAACATAGGCAGTATAGCGTCCGAATTTTCTAAACATTGGTACGTCTTTTAATTCTTGTGCAATTGCTATTTGCATATGGTGTCCTGGGATTCCTTCATGGTATGCCAACGCTTCCATTTGATAAGATGGCATGCTTGCCATATCATACATATTTGCATAGTAAGTTCCAGGTCTTGAACCGTCAATTGCTGGTTGTTGATAAAAAGCTTTTCCTGCTGATTTTTCTCTAAATGGTTCTACAGCCTTTACAATTAAAGCAGCTTTTGGCTTGGTTATAAACAGTTCATCCAAACGAGTTTTCATACTGTCTATCATATGAGTTGCTTTTGCCATGTATTCTTCTCTTCCTTCCTTAGAATCTTCAAAGTAAAATTGCTTATCATTTTTCATAAACTTGAAAAAGTCTTGTAATGTTCCTTCAAAACCAACCTTTTTCATAATGGCACGCATTTCATCATGAATTCTTGCTACTTCTTTTAATCCTATTTCATGAATTTGTGCTGCAGTTAAATCTGTAGTAGTTGTACGCTTCAATGCATTGTTAAAAAATGCCTCTCCTTCAGGTAATTTCCATGCTCCATCATCAGTAGTAGCCACTTTTTCCTGAGCTTCTAAAGTTTCTATTAAACTCGTATAAGCAGGTAAAACCGATGCTAACAATGCTTCTTTAGCTCTATTTATCAAAGATTCTTTTTCTGAATCTTCCATTTCTAATTTTTCAACTTTTGATGTAAAGTCTTTTAATAAAGTACTTTGAGCATTCGATTTATCAAAAGGTACTCCTTTAATAATGTTTCTACTATCGTCTAATACTTTAGCAAATACAAACTTTGGAGGCATAATACCCTTTTCTTGTCTCAATTTTAAATTGTTAACCAATTGATCAAACAACGGTTTCAAGTTTTGTAAACGTGCAATATAATTTTCTGCATCCTTCACATTGGAAACCTGATGCATGTTTATTAAAAATGCAGGAATCTCAGCGTGCATTCCGTGCATTTGATTTACAGGATAGTTATGAAAACGATATTTAAAATCTTCGATTGTATTTTCTAATTGCTGCTTAAATAAATCGTAGCTTAATTTCGTATCTGCATTTAAAGCTTTTACATTCACCGAGTCTTTTAACCACTGTAAAGATTGCTCGGTTAAGGCCAACTCTTTTTTAACAAACTCATCAGATATATCATTCCATTTATCAGCATCCTTTTTAATACCAATATAGGTTTGGTACATTGGATGTCTATTTAAATTCTCTTGGAA
The sequence above is a segment of the Tenacibaculum sp. 190130A14a genome. Coding sequences within it:
- a CDS encoding DUF885 domain-containing protein — translated: MKLYKITIAILLVAPFFTSCKQQESKEVISEEAILQESKKLNAYFDTQFQENLNRHPMYQTYIGIKKDADKWNDISDEFVKKELALTEQSLQWLKDSVNVKALNADTKLSYDLFKQQLENTIEDFKYRFHNYPVNQMHGMHAEIPAFLINMHQVSNVKDAENYIARLQNLKPLFDQLVNNLKLRQEKGIMPPKFVFAKVLDDSRNIIKGVPFDKSNAQSTLLKDFTSKVEKLEMEDSEKESLINRAKEALLASVLPAYTSLIETLEAQEKVATTDDGAWKLPEGEAFFNNALKRTTTTDLTAAQIHEIGLKEVARIHDEMRAIMKKVGFEGTLQDFFKFMKNDKQFYFEDSKEGREEYMAKATHMIDSMKTRLDELFITKPKAALIVKAVEPFREKSAGKAFYQQPAIDGSRPGTYYANMYDMASMPSYQMEALAYHEGIPGHHMQIAIAQELKDVPMFRKFGRYTAYVEGWGLYSEYVPKEMGFYADPYSDFGRLAMELWRACRLVVDTGIHAKKWTREEGIKYYTDNTPNAELDAIKMVERHIVMPSQATAYKIGMLKILELRKKAKEALADKFDIRKFHDVVLTSGPLPLNVLEAKVDEYIASEK